Genomic window (Saccharothrix australiensis):
CGGGCGGTGTCGGCAGACGGCTCGGTGCTCGGGGTGGTGGCGCTGGAGGACCTCGTGGAGGAGTACGTCGGGACCGTCCGTGACGGCACGCACGTCCGGCGGGAGGCGTGATCGCGCCGGCGGCGTGCGACCCGACCCGGCCGTGACGCCCCGCCAGCACACCATCCGACCTGGGTTGATGCCACTACGGCCACCCTGGTGAGCCAAAGTGGCACACGATGGCACCAAACAGGTCTTGCGATGGCACCACAGCACTGCCATAGTGGTGTCATGGACCTGACGCCCTTCGTCGACAGCCTCCGCCGCGAGTTGGCCACGGCGGCCGAGGTGGTCGGCGAGGACGCCCGCGCGCTCGCCGAGCGGCTGACCGCGCAGGTCGAGTCCGCCGCCCGGCTGACGCTGCTGGAGGCGCTGTCGGCGGCGGCGGCCGAGATCACCCGCGACCTGGCGCCCGGCTCGGTCGACGTGCGGCTGCGCGGTCGCGACCCGGAGTTCGTGGTCGCGCCGCCACCCGCGGAGCCGGCGTTCCGGGGCTCGGCCGACGCGCCGCCTCCCCCGCCCCCGCCGGCGGGCGACGAGGACGGCGCCATGACGCGCATCAACCTCCGCCTCGCCGAGCACCTGAAGCAGCGGGTGGAGGAGGCCGCCACCCACGCCGGCATCTCGGTCAACGCGTGGCTCGTGCGGGCCGCGTCCGCCGCCCTGCACCAGGGCGCGCACCAGGGCACCCACAACATCGGCCAGCACTACACGGGCTGGGTCCGCTAGCCCTCCCACCAGCACGGACACCGCTAAGACCCACTACCAGGGGACAGCCATGCCCACATTCGCCACACCCACGCCCATCGCGGTCACCCTCGACCTGTCGATGGGGCACACCCGGCTCGTCGCCGGCGACCGCGCCGACACGGTGGTCGACGTGCGACCCGGCAACCCGTCCCGCGCCGGCGACGTGAAGGCCGCCGAGCAGACCCGCGTCGAGTACCGGGACGGCCACCTGCTGGTCAAGATGGCCAAGGTCCGCGGCCTGTTCAACCGGGGCGGCTCGATCGAGTTGGAGATCGCGCTGCCCGCCGGGTCCAGCGTCCGCGGCGAGACCGCGCTGGGCGGCTTCCAGTCCGTGGGCCGGTACGACGAGGTCCGGCTCAAGAGCGCCGCCGGCGACATCGAGCTGGACACCGCGAGCACGGCGCACCTGCGCACCTCGATGGGCAACCTCACCGTCACCCACACCACCGGGCACGCCGACGTGCTCACCGGGTCCGGCACCCTGACCGTCGAACGCGTCGACGGCGACG
Coding sequences:
- a CDS encoding toxin-antitoxin system HicB family antitoxin — encoded protein: MDLTPFVDSLRRELATAAEVVGEDARALAERLTAQVESAARLTLLEALSAAAAEITRDLAPGSVDVRLRGRDPEFVVAPPPAEPAFRGSADAPPPPPPPAGDEDGAMTRINLRLAEHLKQRVEEAATHAGISVNAWLVRAASAALHQGAHQGTHNIGQHYTGWVR
- a CDS encoding DUF4097 family beta strand repeat-containing protein, which encodes MPTFATPTPIAVTLDLSMGHTRLVAGDRADTVVDVRPGNPSRAGDVKAAEQTRVEYRDGHLLVKMAKVRGLFNRGGSIELEIALPAGSSVRGETALGGFQSVGRYDEVRLKSAAGDIELDTASTAHLRTSMGNLTVTHTTGHADVLTGSGTLTVERVDGDAEVHNSNGLIRVGRVAGTLRARTANGDIEVHSALADVTAKTACGSVRVDEVVRGTTVLETAAGRLEVGIRDGSAAWLDLHSTVGTVRNTLESATGPDAAADTVEVRARTGIGDIVVRRATTTTGRNAP